The Psychromonas sp. psych-6C06 genome contains the following window.
GCAAAACGAGGATTATTAAGTGTTGCGGTTTTGATCGCCCTAGCTGGTTGTGATAGCAAGGATTTAACACCACCTACTACCTGTGCAGAAGCTGGCGACAGCTGTAAAACATTTACCCTATTACATACCAATGATAATCACGGTCGTTTTTGGGAAAACTCACATGGTGAATATGGTATGGCTGCACGTAAAACCCTGATTGATAACATTAGAGATGAAGTCGCACAAAGTGGCGGAGAAGTCTTATTATTATCGGGTGGTGATATTAATACAGGCGTGCCTGAGTCAGACCTACAAGACGCAAAGCCCGATTTTATCGGTATGAACGCTATCGGTTACGATGCAATGGCAGTCGGAAATCACGAATTTGATAACCCACTGAGTGTTGTCGAGATGCAACGCGAGCTGGCTAACTTCCCAATGTTAGCGGCTAATATCTATAATAAAAGCACCGGTGAGCGCTACTTTGATGCCTACAAAATATTTACGGTCAATGGTATCAAAATAGCAGTAATAGGTTTAACTACTGAAGATACTGTCAAAATTGGTAACCCAGAATTTATTAGTGGCTTAACGTTTACTAACCCAACCACTGAAATCAAAAAAGTGATTGAAGAGATCAATGATGCAGGCAGTGCAGATCTTATTTTTGCTGCTACACATATGGGCCACTACGAAGATGGTAAACATGGCAGTAACGCACCAGGCGATGTGGCTATGGCGCGCGCACTTGAAGTAGGCGATTTGCAACTTGTGGTTGGCGGGCACTCTCAAAACCCTGTCTGTATGGAGCCTGAAAGTGATAAATATGCCGAATTTACACCCGGTGGAGAGTGTAAACCTGAACAACAAAATGGTACCTACATCATGCAAGCGCATGAATGGGGGAAATATGTTGGACGTGCAGATTTTGAATACTTTAACGATACCTTGCACTTAGTCAGTTACAACCTTATTCCGGTAAATTTAAAAGAAAAGAATGAAGCGGGTGATCGGGTATTAATTGGTGATGAAATCGCACCAAACAGCGATTTATTAGAGACATTACGTACCTACCAAGAGCAGGGACAAGAGCAACTTAACGAAGTGATCGCCAGCACTGCTGAACTGTTAGATGGTGAACGCAATAATGTACGTTATATGCAGACCAATTTAGGCCACTTACTGGCAACAGCGCAAGCTGCAAAAGTCGGCGCAGACATTGGTATCATGAATTCAGGAGGGGTACGAGCTTCAATTGCCAGTGGTGATATCACCTACAAAGATGTACTGACCGTACAACCTTTTGCAAACACCATAACCAAAAGCACAATGACCGGTGCACAAATCAGTGAATACCTAAATACTGTCGCGACATTACAGATTGGTTCAGGCGCTTACGCACAATTAGTTGGCATCTCTATGACTGTAGACTGTAGCGCAGGTAGCGTAGAAATTAGTGATATTAATGGCAAAGGTTATAACGCGAGTGAGTCATACAGCTTTACTGTCCCAAGCTATAATGCAGCTGGTGGCGATGGCTACCCTAAATTAAACCCGGTAATGACAGGTTATGTGGATGCAGAAGTTTTATATAGCTTCTTAAAAGACAAAAAAACGATAACTGCCGGTGAGTTCACGCCAGCAAATAACGTTGTTTATAGCAACTCATTAAGTGTGCACGGCTGTCAGCTGTAAATACTTAAATAACCTCAGTTCTGGATAAGCAAAGCGATACAATACCGCTATTTCCGCGAACTTCAGCGTTAAATCATCTACCAATAACCCGTTATTGCGACGATAATTTTCCTTGAACTACGCAAAACTAACGGCACTGTATTATAAAAGTAGCAACATCATGATTTTAAACGCCATAACGCTTCCATTAACCAGAATTGAGGTTAATTAATGCCGATTTCAATGCTTTTTAAGTAATCGGTACGCAATACCTATCTAAAATGTAATGTCGCCACTACGCTGTAGGCGACATTTTTTTTCCTCTCAATTAATCACGGAGCACTTCATGTACTTTTTAAGCACGTTATCCCTTCGCAATAAGCTGTTAATCGCGATGTTAATGGCCACCATTATTCCAGCGAGTATTGTTGGCTTTGTCGGAAATGCAAAAAATAAGGCACTACTGACACAGCGATTAGAACAATCTGATCTACCTAATTTATTACAACGTGTACGTAATGCTGTAGATGGGGATATTTCAGAGATGAAAGTGCTCAGTAAGTCAATTGCCACTCACCCTCTATTGCTTCAATGGTTAGCACAAGGGGCACCAAGCGCAGAAGAGCCTTTGATAGTTCAAACGTTATCGCAAATAAGTAAAGACAACCAATTTAGTAATACCTCCTTTGCCGATAGACAAAGTGCAAAATTCTGGAATCAAGACGGTTTTTTACGTGTATTAAAGAATGATAGCGCAGACGGCTGGTTTTTTGCTTTACGGGACAGTGGACAACAAGAGTCCGCCAGCACTTATACCTATGAAAATGGCGACGTAGATGTATTTGTAAATTATCAGCAACTTGATGGGCGAGGAATGTCAGGCGTATCAAAGTCTTTTAATGATATGGTCGATTACCTAAATAGCTTCCAAATTGAAAAAACAGGCTTTGTTTATCTTGTAGATAAAGATGGACTAGTGAAAGTACATCAAAATAAAAGTTTCAGTGAAACACAAAACCTAGGTGCACTTTATCAATTTAATGCACAACCCTTATTATCGCAGCAAAACTTCGCCTTTAAAAATACAGAACAATTAATTATCGCCAGCAGTTATATCCCAAGTCTGGGCTGGTACGTTATCGCAGAAGTGCCCAAAGCGGAGCTTTATTCAGCCCTGAATGAGTCACAAAATTATATGATGTTCTGGTTATTAGTCACTGTGATTATCTTTGCAATTGTCAGCGTTTTACTCGCTAAAAGCTTAATAAAACCGATCAACACGCTTGCACAACTATTTAAGCACCTAGGCGAAACCGATGGCGACTTGACCTATCGTTTACCGACCAATAGTAGCGAAGAGGTAAAAAGGCTTGGCGAAGGTTTTAACAGCTTTATTAGTAAAATTCACTCCATTGTGGGTGATGTAGCGAATACTTCCATCGAGGTGCGCCAAGCATCTAGCACTATATATCAGGATGCTAACCAATCGAAAGTTGTCGCTCAAGCACAACGAGATATCGCGACACAAGTTGCAACGGCAATTAATGAGATGGGGTCAACCATTGCAGAAATTGCCAGTAATGCCTCTCATGCGTCTCAAGTAACCAATCAATCGAGCGATCAAGCATCCGAAGCGCAAAGCATTGTCGATCAATCGACGCAAAGCATCCTTGCCATGGCAAAAAATATGGACTCTGTTTCGACTAATATCAGCTCACTAGCACAGAAAAGCAGTGCAATTAGCAGTGTCATTGATGTGATCAGAGGAATATCAGAGCAAACTAATCTACTCGCACTCAATGCAGCCATTGAAGCAGCGCGTGCTGGTGAGCAAGGCCGAGGCTTTGCTGTTGTTGCCGATGAAGTAAGAAGTCTCGCGAAACGTACCAGTGATTCAACCGATGAAATAAATCAAATGATCACTCAACTCCAAAATGAATCACAGCTAGCTGTTGAGAGTGTTGCAGACACAAAAAAAAGTGCCGAAGTTGGCGTTCAATCCGCACAAAAAACTGACCAAGCATTAAACGAAATTGTGCAAAACATTCAGCAAATATCTGATTTAAATACGCAAGTTGCAACAGCCACAGAAGAGCAATCCGTCGTTATTAATGAGATAAATACACATGTGCACAGCATTAGCGACAGCAGTGAGGAGAGTGCAAATAGCGCGGCGAATATAGCAACGTCAAGTGAGTCACTCAGCTTGATGGCAAAGGATTTAGACCGCTTAGTGCGGTCATTTAAACTATAACCGCATGGGGGCCCTGCCCCCTTTTTTACTTCCCCTCAAACAACACATTTTGTAAGTTAAAGAATAATTATTAAAAGAAGTTCAGCACGCTCGATCTAGCTCACAATTTCTACAGCAATAACTACCTAAAATCATTGCATCTCAAAAACAACGTCCAATTCAAAAAACAGTAGGTATGTTTCGCACTGGGAAACAATGCCCATGATTAAAGGCACAGAGCGCTAATTATGTTGATAAATATATATACATTAGTGGACGTTTTTTATAAAAGAACATAGGTTTTACATCAACAAAACAAAAACAACAAACAAAGTAAAAGGCGATATTCATGGAAAGTAAATTAGATCAATTACGAAAAGTAACCACCGTGGTAGCAGATACTGGTGATATTGAAGCAATTAAATTGTATCAGCCACAAGATGCAACGACGAATCCATCGCTTATTTTAAAAGCAGCACAAATTAGCGCTTACGCACCACTCATCGAAAATGCTATCCAATATGCAAAAACACAAAGCGATGACCAATCTCAACAGATTGATGACAGTTGCGATATGTTGGCCGTTAACATTGGTAAAGAGATTTTAAAGATTGTACCGGGGCGTATATCAACAGAAGTCGATGCAAAGCTTTCATACGATACTCAAGCAAGTGTTCGTAAAGCGCGCCAACTGATCAAATTATACAACGATGCAGGCGTTGGTAATGAACGTATCCTGATTAAATTAGCAGCAACATGGCAAGGTATCCGGGCAGCTGAAATTTTAGAAAAAGAGGGAATCAACTGTAACTTAACCTTACTGTTTTCTTTTGCACAAGCACAAGCTTGCGCAGAGGCAGGCGTGTACCTTATTTCACCTTTCGTTGGGCGAATTATGGACTGGTACAAAAAAAGCGAAGGCAAAGATTTCACCCCAGAAAATGATCCGGGCGTAAAATCAGTCACCTCTATCTATAACTACTACAAAACACATGGCTACAAAACCGTTGTAATGGGCGCAAGTTTCCGAAACGCAGGTGAAATATTGCAATTAGCAGGCTGTGATCGCCTCACTATTAGCCCACAGCTTTTACAGGAGCTAAGTGAATCAGAGGGAGAGGTAATCACACAACTCACTGCAGCAAACACGCTAGATGAAAAACCAGCCCCGTTAACGGAAGCACAATTCTTGTGGGCACATAACCAAGATGCGATGGCGGTGGAAAAACTAGCAGAGGGCATTCGTAATTTTGCGATTGACCAAAACACCTTAGAAGAGATGATCAAAGATCGTCTTTAAACACCATTTTATACAACTATTATCAACAACGGAGAGTTAACATGCATATTGTAATGGGACTAGTAGGGATTATTTCCCTTTTATTAATCGCGATTATTTTTTCCAGTAATCGTAAAGCAATCAACTTACGCACTGTAGGGGGCGCTTTTGCCATCCAGACCGCGATCGCAGCCTTTGTAATACTCACCCCTTTCGGTGCGAGCATTCTTGGGTCTATTTCAGGCGGTGTACAAATTGTCATTGATAGTGCCAACGAAGGGATTAACTTTCTATTTGGTGGGTTAGTCTCAGGCAAAATGTTTGAAGTATTTGGCGGTGGCGGATTTGTTTTTGCCTTTAGAGTATTGCCCGTCATTATCTTCTTTGCGGCCTTTATGGGTGTACTTTATTACCTTGGTATTATGCAGTTTATCATCAAGATTTTCGGTGGCGCACTACAGAAAATGCTTGGTACAAGCCGAACTGAATCAATGTCGGCAGCCGCTAATGTTTTTGTCGGCCAAACCGAAGCGCCTTTAGTGGTTAAGCCTTATATTAAAAATATGACCCAATCAGAGCTTTTTGCTGTGATGTGTGGTGGCTTAGCATCCGTTGCAGGTTCAGTATTAGTCGGTTATGCATCATTAGGTGTCAGTCTAGATTACCTTATTGCCGCGTCATTCATGGCAGCACCAGGTGGTCTATTAATGGCCAAGATTTTGCTACCTGAAACAGAGAAAGTAAATAACAATATCATTGCAGATGATTCACCAGAAGCAGAAGCCAAACCTGTAAACGTGATTGATGCAGCCGCATCAGGTGCTTCATCTGGCCTACATCTAGCCCTAAACGTAGGTGGTATGTTAATCGCATTCATCGCACTAATTGCATTAATTAACAGCATGTTAGGTGCTTTTGGTGGCGTATTTGGTCTAGAAGCATTATCACTACAACAAATTTTAGGTTACCTCTTTGCACCAGTAGCATTCCTGATCGGGATTCCATGGTCTGAAGCAACACAAGTAGGTAGCTTATTAGGTCAGAAACTAGTGGTAAATGAATTCGTTGCTTACATCGATTTCATCGGTATGCGTGACTCTTTAAGCGCACATTCTCAGGTTATCGTAACTGTTGCACTGTGTGGCTTTGCAAACTTATCTTCACTGGCTATTTTATTAGGTGGATTAGGTGTACTAGCCCCTTCTCGTCGCGCTGATATTGCACGCTTAGGTGTTAAAGCAGTACTTGCAGGTACGCTATCTAACTTCATGAGTGCAACACTGGTTGGTATTTTCTTCGCACTAAGTGGCGCAGCGATAGTTTCATAATCGATGAACTAACAAATATAACGTTTAATCATCTCGCCACCACTGATGTGGTGGCAACCAAAAAAACAGGTATAACATAATGAATACACTACAAAATGTATCAAAAGAAGCAATTTCACTAATGGACTTAACAACATTAAATGATAACGATACCGATGCGAAAGTAATTCAGTTATGCAAGGACGCAAAAACAGCAGCAGGTGATACGGCAGCGGTTTGTATATACCCACGCTTTATCCCCATTGCACGTAAAACATTAGCACTACAAAACAGCGCAACGATAA
Protein-coding sequences here:
- a CDS encoding methyl-accepting chemotaxis protein, whose amino-acid sequence is MYFLSTLSLRNKLLIAMLMATIIPASIVGFVGNAKNKALLTQRLEQSDLPNLLQRVRNAVDGDISEMKVLSKSIATHPLLLQWLAQGAPSAEEPLIVQTLSQISKDNQFSNTSFADRQSAKFWNQDGFLRVLKNDSADGWFFALRDSGQQESASTYTYENGDVDVFVNYQQLDGRGMSGVSKSFNDMVDYLNSFQIEKTGFVYLVDKDGLVKVHQNKSFSETQNLGALYQFNAQPLLSQQNFAFKNTEQLIIASSYIPSLGWYVIAEVPKAELYSALNESQNYMMFWLLVTVIIFAIVSVLLAKSLIKPINTLAQLFKHLGETDGDLTYRLPTNSSEEVKRLGEGFNSFISKIHSIVGDVANTSIEVRQASSTIYQDANQSKVVAQAQRDIATQVATAINEMGSTIAEIASNASHASQVTNQSSDQASEAQSIVDQSTQSILAMAKNMDSVSTNISSLAQKSSAISSVIDVIRGISEQTNLLALNAAIEAARAGEQGRGFAVVADEVRSLAKRTSDSTDEINQMITQLQNESQLAVESVADTKKSAEVGVQSAQKTDQALNEIVQNIQQISDLNTQVATATEEQSVVINEINTHVHSISDSSEESANSAANIATSSESLSLMAKDLDRLVRSFKL
- the ushA gene encoding bifunctional UDP-sugar hydrolase/5'-nucleotidase UshA, translated to MNGAKRGLLSVAVLIALAGCDSKDLTPPTTCAEAGDSCKTFTLLHTNDNHGRFWENSHGEYGMAARKTLIDNIRDEVAQSGGEVLLLSGGDINTGVPESDLQDAKPDFIGMNAIGYDAMAVGNHEFDNPLSVVEMQRELANFPMLAANIYNKSTGERYFDAYKIFTVNGIKIAVIGLTTEDTVKIGNPEFISGLTFTNPTTEIKKVIEEINDAGSADLIFAATHMGHYEDGKHGSNAPGDVAMARALEVGDLQLVVGGHSQNPVCMEPESDKYAEFTPGGECKPEQQNGTYIMQAHEWGKYVGRADFEYFNDTLHLVSYNLIPVNLKEKNEAGDRVLIGDEIAPNSDLLETLRTYQEQGQEQLNEVIASTAELLDGERNNVRYMQTNLGHLLATAQAAKVGADIGIMNSGGVRASIASGDITYKDVLTVQPFANTITKSTMTGAQISEYLNTVATLQIGSGAYAQLVGISMTVDCSAGSVEISDINGKGYNASESYSFTVPSYNAAGGDGYPKLNPVMTGYVDAEVLYSFLKDKKTITAGEFTPANNVVYSNSLSVHGCQL
- the tal gene encoding transaldolase, with amino-acid sequence MESKLDQLRKVTTVVADTGDIEAIKLYQPQDATTNPSLILKAAQISAYAPLIENAIQYAKTQSDDQSQQIDDSCDMLAVNIGKEILKIVPGRISTEVDAKLSYDTQASVRKARQLIKLYNDAGVGNERILIKLAATWQGIRAAEILEKEGINCNLTLLFSFAQAQACAEAGVYLISPFVGRIMDWYKKSEGKDFTPENDPGVKSVTSIYNYYKTHGYKTVVMGASFRNAGEILQLAGCDRLTISPQLLQELSESEGEVITQLTAANTLDEKPAPLTEAQFLWAHNQDAMAVEKLAEGIRNFAIDQNTLEEMIKDRL
- a CDS encoding NupC/NupG family nucleoside CNT transporter, encoding MHIVMGLVGIISLLLIAIIFSSNRKAINLRTVGGAFAIQTAIAAFVILTPFGASILGSISGGVQIVIDSANEGINFLFGGLVSGKMFEVFGGGGFVFAFRVLPVIIFFAAFMGVLYYLGIMQFIIKIFGGALQKMLGTSRTESMSAAANVFVGQTEAPLVVKPYIKNMTQSELFAVMCGGLASVAGSVLVGYASLGVSLDYLIAASFMAAPGGLLMAKILLPETEKVNNNIIADDSPEAEAKPVNVIDAAASGASSGLHLALNVGGMLIAFIALIALINSMLGAFGGVFGLEALSLQQILGYLFAPVAFLIGIPWSEATQVGSLLGQKLVVNEFVAYIDFIGMRDSLSAHSQVIVTVALCGFANLSSLAILLGGLGVLAPSRRADIARLGVKAVLAGTLSNFMSATLVGIFFALSGAAIVS